In a single window of the Polynucleobacter sp. MWH-UH24A genome:
- a CDS encoding DUF2256 domain-containing protein codes for MSTPFKGNKSYLPSKPCAACGRAMTWRKSWAKNWESVLYCSEACRKKKSAK; via the coding sequence ATGAGCACCCCATTTAAAGGCAATAAAAGCTATTTACCCAGTAAGCCCTGTGCCGCATGTGGCCGAGCTATGACCTGGCGTAAGTCTTGGGCCAAAAACTGGGAGAGCGTTTTGTACTGCTCTGAGGCCTGTCGTAAGAAAAAATCAGCTAAATAG
- a CDS encoding aspartate kinase produces MSLIVHKYGGTSMGSIERIQNVAKRVAKWMRAGHQVVVVPSAMSGETNRLLGLAKELSSSPNPRELDQIAATGEQVSSGLLAIALQEQGIDAVSYSGWQVTVHTDSAYTKARIMGIDDAKIKKDLDAGRAVVITGFQGVDPQGNVTTLGRGGSDTSAVAVAAALKADECLIYTDVDGVYTTDPRVCEDARRLDRITFEEMLEMASLGSKVLQIRSVEFAGKYKVKTRVLSSLTDPLIPLDQEMKSGTLITFEEDTTMEAAVISGIAFARDEAKITVIDVPDRPGIAYQILGPIAEANIDVDMIIQNQSVEGKTDFTFTVPRADYQKALDLLKKSVQAHIGAKDIMGDPKVSKVSVVGVGMRSHVGVASKMFRTLSEEGINILMISTSEIKISVVIDEKYMELAVRALHKAFELDQK; encoded by the coding sequence GTCATCAAGTGGTAGTAGTGCCATCAGCCATGTCGGGCGAGACCAACCGCCTGTTAGGGCTAGCAAAAGAGTTAAGTAGTAGCCCAAACCCCAGAGAGCTTGATCAAATTGCAGCAACCGGTGAGCAGGTTAGTTCTGGCTTATTAGCCATTGCTTTGCAAGAGCAGGGGATTGATGCAGTGAGTTATTCGGGTTGGCAGGTTACGGTGCATACCGATTCGGCCTACACCAAGGCACGGATCATGGGCATTGATGATGCCAAGATCAAAAAGGATTTGGATGCAGGCCGAGCAGTTGTCATTACTGGATTTCAAGGGGTTGACCCACAAGGTAATGTGACCACCCTAGGTCGTGGTGGTTCAGATACTTCTGCAGTTGCTGTTGCTGCTGCTCTGAAGGCCGATGAGTGCCTAATTTATACCGATGTCGATGGCGTATACACCACTGACCCACGCGTTTGTGAAGATGCACGTCGCCTAGACCGCATCACCTTTGAAGAGATGCTAGAAATGGCAAGCCTTGGTTCCAAGGTCTTGCAAATACGCTCAGTGGAGTTTGCTGGTAAGTACAAAGTGAAGACCCGTGTGTTGTCATCGCTGACTGATCCACTAATTCCGCTTGATCAAGAAATGAAGTCGGGTACTTTAATTACCTTTGAAGAGGACACCACCATGGAAGCCGCTGTAATCTCAGGAATCGCATTTGCACGCGATGAAGCCAAGATCACTGTGATTGATGTACCAGATCGTCCTGGCATCGCCTATCAAATCTTAGGCCCCATTGCCGAAGCCAATATTGATGTGGACATGATTATTCAGAACCAATCGGTTGAAGGAAAGACCGATTTCACATTCACAGTACCGCGTGCCGATTATCAAAAAGCCCTTGATCTACTAAAAAAGAGTGTGCAAGCACATATTGGCGCCAAAGACATCATGGGTGACCCCAAGGTGTCGAAGGTATCAGTAGTGGGCGTAGGAATGCGCTCCCACGTTGGCGTGGCCAGTAAGATGTTTAGAACCTTATCGGAGGAGGGCATCAATATTTTGATGATCTCAACGAGCGAGATTAAGATCTCAGTCGTGATTGATGAGAAATACATGGAACTCGCGGTCAGAGCCCTCCATAAAGCCTTTGAATTGGATCAGAAGTAA
- a CDS encoding SHOCT domain-containing protein: MKKLIAVLLSISIVLSGCASTPANPVPLAQVGDDTKTCDAIVNEMQQMITAQDKAAGDRNTQIGTNAALGITGIFLIVPWFFMDLGSTATVEQKAAAARYQRLQQMAADKKCTGVPVMKPDTAANSENQTLQVDPNAPVVTTTATGVTTKSQNLTAQSVAAFPSKDPKKDDLPNPVKRLDDLNNLLKKGLITQKEYDTKKAEILKSL; encoded by the coding sequence ATGAAAAAATTAATTGCTGTTTTACTCTCAATATCAATCGTATTAAGTGGATGTGCTAGCACTCCAGCAAATCCAGTACCGCTTGCGCAAGTCGGTGACGATACAAAAACTTGTGATGCTATCGTAAATGAAATGCAGCAAATGATTACCGCTCAAGATAAGGCTGCGGGTGATAGAAATACACAAATTGGAACTAATGCTGCATTAGGCATTACTGGCATATTTCTAATAGTTCCATGGTTTTTTATGGACTTGGGTTCTACTGCCACGGTTGAACAAAAAGCTGCTGCAGCAAGATATCAACGACTTCAACAAATGGCAGCAGATAAGAAATGTACAGGTGTACCAGTCATGAAACCAGATACTGCGGCAAATTCTGAAAATCAAACATTGCAAGTTGATCCAAACGCTCCCGTAGTAACAACCACAGCAACTGGAGTAACTACTAAATCACAAAATCTTACAGCTCAATCCGTCGCTGCATTTCCCAGTAAAGATCCCAAAAAAGACGATTTACCCAATCCCGTTAAAAGGCTAGATGATTTGAATAATCTTCTTAAAAAGGGCCTGATTACTCAAAAGGAGTACGACACTAAAAAAGCAGAGATTCTTAAGAGTCTATAG
- a CDS encoding tripartite tricarboxylate transporter substrate binding protein encodes MRRFFQSLLLATCCFFSSTLLAYPNKPITIIVPQAPGGTNDIVGRLVAQRLGEQMKSSIVVENRPGAGGNIGTQWVANGPKDGHTLLMTISSAQAINPALYKNPGFDPVNDFVPIALVGSVPNVLLVNANFPAKTLDEFIKLVKSKPPGTYQYASAGNGTLNHLLGEMLNQSAGLSLQHIPYKGVAPALNDLLGGQIQIAFASLPSVLQYINTQKLVALGVSSAKRSPVLPDVPAIAEKIPGFSGTLWIGLFAPKGTPKPVIDKLQKEMQVTLANPELKEKLTASGVELANASPAEFAKLLQDDINRWAKIVKASGASLD; translated from the coding sequence ATGCGTCGCTTCTTCCAGTCCCTCCTCCTTGCTACTTGCTGCTTTTTCTCCTCGACATTATTAGCGTATCCCAATAAGCCCATTACCATCATCGTCCCTCAAGCACCAGGGGGCACCAATGATATTGTGGGTCGTTTAGTAGCACAACGCTTGGGCGAGCAGATGAAGAGCTCGATCGTGGTAGAGAATCGTCCTGGCGCCGGGGGTAACATCGGCACCCAATGGGTTGCCAATGGTCCGAAGGACGGGCATACCCTCTTGATGACCATTAGTAGCGCACAGGCCATTAACCCTGCGCTCTATAAAAATCCGGGGTTTGATCCAGTCAATGACTTTGTGCCGATTGCACTTGTAGGGTCGGTGCCTAATGTTCTGCTGGTCAATGCCAACTTTCCAGCAAAAACACTCGATGAGTTTATTAAATTAGTGAAATCCAAACCGCCAGGCACCTATCAATATGCCTCTGCAGGTAATGGCACTCTAAATCATCTTCTTGGTGAAATGCTCAATCAAAGCGCTGGGCTTTCTCTACAACACATCCCTTATAAAGGCGTAGCCCCTGCCTTAAATGATTTATTGGGTGGTCAAATCCAAATCGCGTTTGCGAGTTTGCCATCTGTATTGCAATACATTAATACACAAAAATTAGTGGCTTTGGGCGTTAGTTCGGCCAAACGCTCCCCTGTTCTACCCGACGTTCCGGCAATTGCTGAAAAAATCCCAGGGTTTTCTGGCACGCTCTGGATTGGTTTATTTGCTCCTAAGGGGACTCCCAAACCAGTCATCGATAAACTTCAAAAAGAAATGCAAGTGACCCTTGCAAATCCAGAGCTCAAAGAAAAATTAACCGCTTCTGGCGTGGAACTAGCGAATGCCTCACCTGCTGAATTTGCAAAACTATTACAAGATGACATCAATCGTTGGGCAAAGATTGTGAAGGCCTCGGGGGCATCTTTAGACTAA
- a CDS encoding superoxide dismutase family protein codes for MIMNTIKIVVALSVAGFVAGCNPMGGGSGQKASANLESRSGSNVKGDVQFVWQGSDVMVTARVSGLKPNSEHGFHVHEKGDCSAPDAMSAAGHFNPDGKAHGSPGSSHSHAGDLPNLKADANGNANYSAKVHGITVNTGPAGIVGRSVVIHRDPDDYKSQPAGNSGPRIACGLIRSS; via the coding sequence ATGATCATGAACACCATAAAAATCGTAGTCGCACTATCCGTTGCGGGCTTTGTTGCTGGATGTAATCCCATGGGTGGGGGCTCAGGACAAAAAGCAAGCGCGAACTTAGAGTCGCGATCGGGTTCAAATGTGAAAGGTGATGTGCAATTTGTATGGCAAGGTAGCGATGTTATGGTGACCGCTCGGGTGAGTGGACTTAAGCCAAATTCCGAACATGGTTTTCATGTCCATGAAAAGGGTGATTGTTCTGCACCCGATGCGATGAGTGCTGCGGGTCACTTCAATCCCGATGGAAAGGCCCATGGATCTCCCGGAAGCTCACATAGTCATGCTGGTGATTTGCCCAATCTCAAGGCCGATGCCAATGGCAATGCAAATTACTCAGCGAAAGTTCATGGTATTACAGTGAACACTGGTCCTGCTGGAATCGTTGGCCGCTCAGTCGTGATCCATCGCGATCCGGATGACTACAAATCACAACCCGCAGGTAACTCAGGCCCCAGAATCGCTTGTGGCTTGATTCGTAGTTCTTAA
- a CDS encoding SHOCT domain-containing protein, which yields MKKIYSIIFICLSLSSLDVNAWFIYIPGSVTRAIGDAITGAKGDICVRDSYKVGDVITSPQTGNTAKILSLSGTSSICPNPTNPIRADVEFTFNFISKVSFELPDDYEIQPMKNLERFNGRLLFAKSRSVSGKEILIFSNLKTPTSDIQQMANNMERNQIALLKEGTSKNSERLNINGYGALRFEIVGTKKGVFGTDVTFLITLIDVGNEIIVINQYSPTNIYTDSKAEFISIANSTKNISSESSVITNNAVDSKSTTLTEISTKPKLSLQSENNSVMKLELLNDLLKKGLINQNDYESKKAEILKNM from the coding sequence ATGAAAAAAATATATTCAATTATTTTTATTTGCCTGTCTTTATCCTCATTAGATGTAAATGCATGGTTTATTTACATACCTGGAAGCGTAACTAGGGCAATCGGTGATGCAATAACCGGTGCAAAAGGTGATATATGTGTTAGAGACTCTTACAAGGTTGGGGATGTCATAACATCCCCTCAAACAGGAAATACTGCAAAAATTCTATCTCTGTCTGGCACTTCATCAATTTGTCCTAATCCTACAAACCCCATAAGGGCTGATGTTGAGTTTACTTTTAATTTCATATCAAAAGTTAGCTTTGAGTTACCAGATGATTATGAAATTCAGCCCATGAAAAATCTAGAGAGGTTTAATGGGCGGCTTCTTTTTGCTAAGTCCAGGTCTGTATCGGGAAAAGAAATATTAATCTTCAGTAATTTAAAAACGCCAACTAGTGACATCCAACAAATGGCAAATAATATGGAGAGAAATCAGATTGCCTTATTGAAAGAGGGCACATCAAAAAACTCTGAGCGCCTAAATATAAATGGATATGGCGCTCTTCGATTCGAGATTGTTGGAACCAAAAAGGGTGTTTTTGGTACAGATGTAACATTTTTAATTACGCTTATAGATGTTGGTAATGAAATTATTGTTATAAATCAATACAGTCCAACGAATATTTATACCGATAGTAAAGCTGAATTTATATCTATTGCTAACTCAACTAAGAATATAAGTTCAGAGTCATCAGTAATTACTAATAACGCTGTAGATTCAAAATCTACAACACTGACTGAGATATCCACAAAACCCAAACTTTCTTTACAGTCTGAAAATAACTCAGTAATGAAACTTGAGCTTTTAAATGACTTACTAAAAAAAGGTTTGATTAATCAAAATGATTATGAGTCCAAAAAAGCTGAGATTCTAAAAAATATGTAA
- a CDS encoding isocitrate/isopropylmalate dehydrogenase family protein, producing the protein MSSSKPLTATLIPGDGIGPEIVESTIQIFETLGSPFAWEVQQAGVAGVEALGDPLPKQTLDSIRQNHLALKGPLTTPVGGGFRSSNVRLREEFELYANVRPAKTMIPGRYENIDIVLIRENLGGFYVAHEYLIPVGDNPKAVAVSTGMNTYEGSKRIARFAFEYALKNGRKKITVVHKANILKLLTGVFLDAARDVSKEYEGRVEMDDMIVDACAMQLVLNPWRFDMLLCTNLFGDILSDQIAGLVGGLGMAPGGNIGTNTAIFEAVHGSAPDIAGKGIANPVSILLASAMMLDHVGKQDLATRLRTAIIDTLNVDQIRTGDLKGTASTKQFTDAVCKRLV; encoded by the coding sequence ATGAGTTCATCGAAGCCCTTGACCGCCACCCTAATCCCCGGAGACGGAATTGGTCCCGAGATTGTCGAGTCCACTATCCAAATCTTTGAAACCTTAGGTAGCCCATTTGCCTGGGAAGTTCAGCAAGCCGGGGTTGCAGGTGTTGAGGCACTGGGTGATCCCTTGCCTAAGCAAACATTAGATAGTATTCGTCAGAATCATCTGGCCTTAAAGGGCCCTCTCACTACGCCTGTTGGTGGCGGCTTTCGGTCCTCTAATGTGCGCTTACGTGAAGAGTTTGAGTTGTATGCCAACGTACGACCAGCCAAAACGATGATTCCAGGTCGCTATGAAAATATCGATATCGTGTTGATTCGGGAGAACTTGGGCGGCTTCTATGTAGCCCATGAGTACTTAATACCCGTTGGTGACAATCCCAAAGCAGTTGCAGTATCAACCGGCATGAACACCTATGAAGGCAGTAAACGGATCGCACGCTTTGCCTTTGAATACGCTCTCAAGAATGGTCGCAAGAAGATTACCGTCGTTCATAAAGCCAATATTCTGAAGCTTCTCACAGGTGTCTTTTTAGATGCCGCACGGGATGTGTCCAAGGAGTATGAAGGTCGAGTTGAGATGGACGACATGATTGTGGATGCGTGTGCGATGCAATTGGTTCTTAATCCTTGGCGTTTTGATATGTTGCTGTGTACCAATCTCTTTGGCGATATTTTGTCGGATCAAATCGCAGGCTTAGTGGGCGGTCTTGGAATGGCGCCCGGAGGAAATATTGGTACCAACACCGCAATCTTTGAGGCTGTGCACGGCTCCGCTCCCGATATTGCTGGCAAAGGGATTGCTAATCCCGTCTCCATTTTGCTGGCATCAGCGATGATGCTTGATCATGTGGGCAAACAGGATTTAGCAACCCGTTTGCGCACTGCCATCATCGATACCCTCAATGTTGACCAGATCCGCACTGGGGATCTTAAAGGTACAGCAAGTACCAAGCAGTTCACAGACGCCGTCTGTAAACGCTTGGTCTAG
- a CDS encoding malonic semialdehyde reductase — MTNPIPTNIQEQLFTQARTVHAFESLQISDEQISQLYELMKWGPTAFNAQPGRYVFVRSEAAKERLLPALSPGNVAQVKSASVTVIVAYDTHFYEHLPSLYPAMDAKPFFEGKPAVTEVAALRNSSLQGAYLLLAARSLGWDCGPMSGFDPAKVNQAFFPDGRYHANFLMNIGIANPSGIYPRGPRLAFGDVAQIL, encoded by the coding sequence ATGACCAATCCAATACCAACTAACATCCAAGAGCAACTATTTACTCAAGCAAGAACCGTACATGCCTTTGAATCACTCCAAATCAGTGATGAACAGATTAGCCAGTTGTATGAGTTAATGAAGTGGGGGCCAACCGCGTTTAATGCACAGCCTGGACGCTATGTCTTCGTTCGTAGCGAAGCAGCAAAAGAGCGCTTACTCCCGGCACTCAGCCCAGGAAATGTTGCGCAAGTAAAAAGCGCATCGGTCACAGTCATCGTTGCTTACGACACGCATTTTTATGAACACTTACCAAGTCTGTATCCGGCCATGGACGCCAAACCCTTCTTTGAGGGAAAGCCAGCGGTGACCGAAGTAGCTGCCTTACGTAATAGTTCCTTACAGGGCGCTTACTTGCTATTGGCCGCACGCAGCTTAGGCTGGGATTGTGGGCCGATGTCAGGGTTTGATCCTGCTAAAGTAAACCAAGCATTCTTTCCAGATGGTCGCTATCACGCAAATTTCTTAATGAACATTGGCATTGCAAATCCCAGCGGAATCTATCCTCGCGGTCCACGTCTAGCATTTGGGGATGTTGCTCAGATCCTCTAA
- a CDS encoding PaaI family thioesterase: protein MPATRDEITTFFKKDFPQTKCQILEVGNRSALVSHPVGQEELRPGGTVSGPTMMALADVALYVAILGEIGIVPLTVTTSLNINFLRRPKPSHEIRAQSRLLKLGKSLVVGEVFIYSGSDPDPIAHATATYSIPPQS from the coding sequence ATGCCAGCGACCCGAGATGAAATCACGACCTTCTTTAAGAAGGATTTTCCACAAACCAAGTGTCAGATTCTGGAAGTCGGCAATCGTTCGGCATTGGTTAGCCATCCCGTGGGCCAAGAGGAGCTGCGCCCAGGTGGAACGGTTTCAGGACCAACCATGATGGCACTTGCTGATGTTGCTTTGTATGTGGCCATTTTGGGCGAGATTGGCATCGTGCCACTTACCGTCACCACGAGCTTAAATATTAATTTCTTACGACGGCCAAAGCCCAGTCATGAAATTCGTGCTCAATCACGACTGCTCAAGCTGGGTAAGAGCTTGGTGGTTGGGGAAGTCTTTATTTACTCGGGATCTGACCCAGATCCAATCGCCCATGCCACGGCGACCTATTCCATACCGCCACAATCCTGA
- a CDS encoding DUF2846 domain-containing protein, producing MITKKIRVFLLLTCITLFQGCATLPSSEQMRAEIVGFQLPKQPSPGKALVYVVRPSGIGGLVRFNVFVDTQADEAEVGYTRGGQYIYFGVDPGSRKISSKAENWAEWTVKVNAGDVIYLQQEPAIGIIMARNNIFPIDDTQGKYLVKTLSLGTLIKPDGIKSAPQVQPVTQSSNPVSKNTLPNPAEKLEQLDELLKKGLITKKDYDIKKAEILKAL from the coding sequence ATGATCACCAAAAAAATTCGAGTATTTTTATTATTAACGTGCATTACTCTTTTCCAGGGTTGCGCCACCTTACCCTCCAGCGAGCAAATGAGGGCGGAAATAGTAGGGTTTCAATTACCCAAACAGCCATCACCTGGAAAAGCTCTGGTTTATGTTGTTAGACCTTCGGGCATTGGCGGCCTGGTTAGGTTTAATGTTTTTGTTGACACTCAAGCTGATGAAGCTGAAGTTGGTTATACAAGAGGCGGGCAGTATATTTATTTTGGAGTTGATCCTGGTTCCAGAAAGATCTCATCAAAAGCAGAAAACTGGGCTGAGTGGACTGTTAAAGTGAATGCTGGGGATGTTATTTATCTTCAGCAGGAACCAGCTATTGGAATAATTATGGCTAGGAATAACATTTTTCCGATTGACGATACGCAGGGAAAATACCTTGTTAAAACTCTGTCTTTAGGCACCTTAATTAAGCCCGATGGAATTAAGTCTGCTCCGCAAGTTCAGCCAGTTACCCAGTCTAGTAACCCAGTATCTAAAAACACTCTTCCAAATCCAGCAGAGAAATTAGAGCAATTAGATGAGCTCCTCAAAAAGGGTTTGATTACAAAAAAAGATTACGATATCAAGAAAGCAGAAATTCTTAAAGCCTTATAA
- a CDS encoding tripartite tricarboxylate transporter substrate binding protein produces MKHKAYVVLHLLFLGLVGANIVSAQTDAYPVRPITMIVPTAPGGTTDISARMLATPLGSALGQTIVVENKGGGNGNIAAAQVKRAPADGYMIMMQYSGYHVITPHVSKQQQWEQKDFQAVANVISAPQIIVIRADLPIKNFKELIAYAKANPGKLNYASSGNGSLQHVTGAMLEQQAGIKMTHIPYKGTGPALQDLLAGQVDITFGTAPPFMQHVASGRLRVLAVTGKTRLPSLPDVPTTAEVGYPKVDATSWFGVFAPAGVPKPIIDKLSAEIAKVIQSPAFRQRAIDLGASADYENPKQFTDHVANELVSWANVVKAAKIEAE; encoded by the coding sequence ATGAAACATAAAGCTTACGTTGTTCTGCATTTATTGTTCTTAGGTCTTGTTGGTGCGAATATTGTCAGTGCGCAAACAGATGCCTATCCAGTAAGACCAATCACCATGATTGTTCCGACCGCTCCTGGCGGTACCACCGATATATCGGCACGCATGCTTGCAACCCCTTTGGGTAGCGCCTTAGGTCAAACAATTGTGGTGGAGAACAAGGGGGGTGGTAACGGTAATATTGCCGCTGCTCAGGTCAAACGGGCGCCAGCCGATGGCTATATGATCATGATGCAATACTCGGGTTACCATGTAATTACGCCCCATGTGTCGAAACAGCAGCAGTGGGAGCAGAAAGATTTTCAGGCGGTTGCTAATGTGATCTCTGCTCCGCAAATCATTGTCATCCGTGCAGATTTACCGATCAAAAACTTTAAAGAGTTGATTGCCTATGCTAAAGCAAATCCCGGTAAATTAAATTACGCCTCATCTGGCAATGGCTCTTTACAGCATGTAACCGGCGCAATGCTAGAGCAGCAAGCCGGAATCAAAATGACACACATTCCGTACAAAGGAACGGGGCCTGCATTGCAAGATTTGTTAGCCGGCCAAGTTGATATTACCTTTGGTACCGCGCCACCATTTATGCAACACGTCGCTAGCGGAAGGCTGCGAGTTCTTGCGGTTACCGGTAAAACACGTTTACCTAGCTTACCTGATGTACCCACGACGGCAGAGGTTGGTTATCCCAAAGTGGACGCTACATCGTGGTTTGGCGTTTTCGCACCGGCGGGAGTGCCCAAGCCTATTATTGATAAGTTAAGCGCTGAAATCGCTAAAGTTATTCAAAGCCCAGCGTTTAGGCAGCGCGCTATCGATTTGGGTGCAAGCGCCGATTATGAGAACCCCAAACAGTTTACTGACCATGTCGCTAACGAATTAGTTAGTTGGGCCAATGTTGTAAAAGCCGCCAAGATTGAGGCAGAGTAG
- a CDS encoding S8 family peptidase yields MAILSGCAGGGGGGSAGSSGSSRTLTYTSASDFQTTEYSAQSGLGLVKASSMYYNGHYRWYAQNGGTGGNPSESTAGTGTNIKVAVADSGINAAEASTGSSIRIDTTNSYNYVDNTTGSASDARGHGTHVAGIIAAPMNSSGMHGIAYNATILNLRVIDATGTVTATDAQIGASATRSYNAGAFIINNSWGSTTAITSVTTAQLNASIPNSISAYQTYVANGGVAVWAAGNSSLTQVSYQAGLPYRISGLQAGWLAVVAVDPSGVETAYTNRCGVAAAWCLAAPGGGDNQAADGVYSMYNNGGYTRMSGTSMAAPMVSGAIAALKSMFPNLSYQDIAARLLTTANRTGIYATSAIYGQGLMDLEAASNPVGGLSLPTGSHTSGSLGSVSTSSITLPSSIAASMRNSRILLVDNYQKAPFWVPASSFIQESKIQSNFAVRHMNAMAEPSPIDIEHGEGMKFTQLQGLHTAMSIRQYGHSVGFASGVRSEQSLSRQLGLHYVPHLNDSSTNTNGFGYATNFGRTKVAVMSSMPNIQSGFNPNELNQNRSMMGSRTAFSFVSQREHENFAYGVTYSVANSFAQPLGLSSSGAFGLNNAQATSMGSFYTHSLFGGQTKLRTGVEMANFNTGSAGLVSFDNGKYAVFRVGADHFLSKKTALSLGFKQEQALSGQLTTKLPSTIDESGNIGYQSYASGFNNFLNSHQVNFDVHHRFNAASRIKGGLMYEQKPYGLSGAGAAIFYEHRL; encoded by the coding sequence TTGGCAATTCTGTCAGGATGTGCTGGTGGTGGGGGAGGTGGGTCCGCAGGATCGAGTGGATCCTCAAGAACATTAACATACACAAGTGCCTCTGATTTTCAAACAACAGAATATAGCGCTCAATCCGGATTGGGATTGGTCAAAGCCTCCTCCATGTATTACAACGGACACTATCGTTGGTACGCTCAAAATGGTGGAACAGGGGGTAATCCATCTGAATCTACAGCTGGTACAGGAACAAACATTAAAGTAGCGGTAGCAGATTCAGGCATTAATGCAGCTGAAGCATCAACAGGATCCTCAATTCGTATTGACACAACAAATTCATATAACTACGTTGACAATACAACTGGGTCTGCTTCTGATGCACGTGGACACGGAACTCATGTAGCAGGAATAATTGCCGCACCAATGAATTCTTCTGGTATGCATGGTATTGCATACAATGCAACTATTCTTAACTTAAGAGTAATAGATGCGACAGGAACTGTTACAGCTACAGATGCTCAAATTGGAGCCTCGGCAACAAGATCTTATAACGCTGGAGCTTTCATAATTAATAATTCTTGGGGGTCAACAACAGCAATTACATCTGTTACAACTGCCCAGTTAAATGCCTCAATTCCGAACTCAATTTCTGCGTATCAAACATATGTTGCTAATGGTGGAGTAGCCGTTTGGGCTGCTGGTAATAGCAGTCTTACTCAAGTTAGTTATCAAGCTGGGTTGCCATATCGTATATCTGGACTTCAGGCTGGCTGGTTAGCTGTTGTAGCTGTTGATCCAAGTGGTGTCGAAACTGCCTACACAAATAGATGTGGAGTTGCTGCAGCCTGGTGTCTTGCGGCCCCAGGTGGCGGTGATAACCAAGCTGCAGATGGTGTGTATTCCATGTACAACAATGGTGGATATACAAGGATGTCCGGAACATCTATGGCTGCCCCAATGGTTAGTGGCGCTATTGCCGCTCTAAAGAGTATGTTTCCAAATCTTTCGTATCAAGATATCGCAGCAAGACTGCTTACTACAGCAAATCGAACCGGTATTTATGCAACCTCAGCAATATATGGACAAGGTTTAATGGATCTTGAGGCAGCGTCAAACCCTGTTGGTGGATTGTCTTTACCAACCGGATCCCACACCAGTGGATCACTGGGATCTGTATCAACCTCAAGCATTACTCTTCCAAGTTCAATTGCTGCTTCAATGAGAAATTCAAGAATACTTTTGGTTGATAATTATCAAAAAGCACCATTTTGGGTGCCAGCATCAAGTTTCATTCAAGAATCAAAAATTCAATCGAATTTTGCAGTAAGACATATGAACGCTATGGCTGAACCATCACCCATAGATATTGAACATGGCGAAGGTATGAAATTTACTCAGTTACAGGGGCTCCACACCGCAATGTCAATTCGCCAGTATGGGCATAGTGTTGGATTTGCCAGCGGTGTAAGGTCTGAGCAATCCCTTAGTCGGCAATTGGGTTTGCATTATGTGCCTCATCTAAATGATTCTTCTACCAATACAAATGGCTTTGGATATGCTACTAATTTTGGCAGAACTAAAGTAGCTGTGATGAGTAGCATGCCCAATATTCAGTCAGGATTCAACCCAAATGAACTTAATCAAAACCGATCGATGATGGGTTCAAGAACGGCTTTTAGTTTTGTTTCGCAACGTGAACATGAAAACTTTGCATATGGAGTGACCTATTCCGTGGCTAACTCATTTGCCCAGCCATTGGGTCTCTCATCTTCGGGGGCTTTCGGGTTAAATAATGCACAGGCTACCTCAATGGGAAGTTTTTATACCCACTCTTTGTTTGGAGGTCAAACAAAGTTACGAACAGGTGTTGAAATGGCAAACTTCAACACAGGATCTGCAGGATTAGTTTCTTTTGACAATGGAAAGTATGCTGTTTTCAGAGTCGGCGCTGATCACTTTTTGAGTAAGAAAACTGCCTTGAGTCTTGGCTTTAAACAGGAGCAAGCTTTATCCGGTCAGTTGACTACAAAATTACCATCCACAATAGATGAAAGCGGCAATATTGGATACCAAAGTTATGCTTCAGGATTTAATAATTTCTTAAATTCCCATCAAGTTAATTTTGATGTACATCACCGTTTTAATGCTGCTAGTCGAATTAAAGGTGGTCTAATGTATGAGCAAAAGCCATATGGTTTGAGTGGTGCAGGAGCTGCTATATTCTATGAGCATCGACTTTAA